GGTAACTTAAGTGATAACGAGGAAGGAATAATTCGATATTTTGTTTTGGGTATTTCCATAGAATGTACTTTCAATTAAGCCCCCATAAGGACAATGACGTCGACGTTATACTcttcatcaacaaaatttgactcTAATCCGTTTTACTTTCATTCTTGTTGTCCATTAAAATTATATCCGGTCCGGAGTTCACCGGAAAAGAATCGTTTCGGTTAGCAAATCATCATTTTATTGGCACAATAAAATGTCCTTTTGAAAAGTTACTTTGACTTGATGGTCGAATTGAACAAACTCTTTTCTAGGGGGTGTttgtaacaaaatgaaatagaaCACATCTGCTCTTCATCGACGAGAATCGACCAGATATTCTATAAATTATTCATGATTTGTAGGACTCGGTTCGAGGGAAATTACAATTTGCAATATAACAAACAGTTGGAAACAACATTGCAATTTTCAACACATAATGCCGATTTTTTAGAGTGATGATGAACCAAAGGTTGTGAAACATCTGATGTTTCATTGGAAAATacgcaagaaaaaaattattttcaatgataTTTTCACAGACTGTACAGCAAACAAAGAAACATTCACTGCGGAATGCGTTtagttaattattttttttttttgcaaaattgaGGATGGGCTGGGAATCGCGTTTTCCTCTTATTTCAGTTGTattgtaaataataaattagaCCAGTCATCTAgtgataacgacgacaaaaataaacgttgACCACGGATTAGCGTTctcaaaaaagattttgcatcaaacaaTATTCAATTGATATCAGCATGGGTGATATCTCAAGAGCTATGATACCACCCAAGATATGATCATAAATCAgaatgttttcatttgaaaatgagaaattttgatTAGTTGTTCATATCATGCTCGAATTAATGGCCTAGAGTCGGGTACGGTCATTGGTGTCACAGGGTCAAATCGGTCAAATGTATCACCTAACCTATTTGGACCATTCATTCGTCTAATTCTGCGAACGTGATTTAACTTTAATCAGCAACCGTTAGAGCAGGAGTGACTCAGATGAGTTTGACGGATACAGACACCATTCTCATCTATAAGCGTATCAGTTTGTTTCAATGCAAGACAATTTCGATTAGAAAGATTTGGGGATTTTGTAtttgaaaccaatttttcctgaAAAGCTCTTTGTGATACATTTTACTCATTTCATCCGGGaaacaattcatttcttcATTGACTTAAGcgttaaaactcatttccGGGTTCTCGCCTTCGACTCGAGCTGTAAACGCtaaatttagcaaaataaAGAGGACGTAAAATCGATTATTCTATCACTCCAGCACGAAAGTTACAGTCGCTATTAGACAGCGCAATATCAACTCAGAGCGCAATAATAATTCAAGATTAAGGCTATTATAGCATCTAATCATTGCGTCGAGACACATTTAACGTATTTTCGAAGATTTCAGCAAATTCCTATATTTTAATCATTTCGAAATTCAAGCTTTAGTCAAGAGAGCCGTGTAACGTCCATAACGACTAATATATTACTAGTTCGCTATAGAAACACACTTTGAAGAAACCGTTACAAACAGCCCATTATGTTTGTATCAACAGCCTTTATCCTTTCGAATTTTACGGGTCTTTTCCCGAGTTTTCCGAAAGGCAATTTggtagccagtccggcactgaaTGAACTCTTGACTCCCCGTTATACGTAGCAAAACTCATAGTTTAAAACTTGATGAAGTGAAAGGCTTTTCATTAATCTACTTAGAAGTAAAAAATTCGATAACTACCTAGACTAGTTCATGCCGTCTGCGGAAGACGAACTGAAAGGTTGATTATAAATTTAACTTCGAGTGTTAACGTGTCACAATGTAAAGATTCACTTTTTCAGCTAATGTCTGGACTATTACAATCTTTAAGCACTCAATATATAGGTAAGTGATAAATGATGCGACggctacaatttcagttaTAAACCAATAGAGGTCAAAAATGGTTTCTTGGAGTATTTTGTTCGTGCTATCGCTGGCTACGTTCCTAACGGATGCCGGTGTGTCAGTACACAATCCATTTTATTGTTACTCACAAGATCCGATCCAGCCACAGAACGCTTGGTTCGGAATACATACGGCCTACGAAACCATTCGCGGACGAAATATTAATGCCAATGTGTCGACTTGTAATCCGTCAAAGTTTTGGATGATAAGCAGACATGGAACGAGGTGGCCGAATCCGACCGAACTAAATAATATTTGGGCAAGTGCAAGAATTCATGATGACATTCTGTCAAACTATGACCAAGGGAGAACGTCATTGTGCGCATCAGACATGGAACTTCTTCGAAACTGGCGATTTAATCCAGATATTACGCTGGAATATGCACAGTATCTCATAGCGGCAGGTTGGGATGAATTAGAAGAACTCGGACGACGATACCAGGCTGCATTTCCAACGATTTTATCATCGACATATTCACCGAATGACTTCCTCTTTCGAGGGAGCGATTATCAGCGTACGCAAGTTAGTCTTCATGCTTTTGCCGACGGCCTATTCGGCGAAAATGGACACGAGGATGTTAATTTCGAAGAATTGGTTGGAAATGATTACTTATTGAGAGCTTACACGCTGTGCCCACTTTTTGATCAAGTTATAGCCAACCTTCCCGAACGAGATGCGTTCCGAGAGGGACCCGAATATCAGCAAATGACACTCGAAGTTAGCCGTAAGCTGGGCTTTCATGGATCTCACACACTGCGGAACAACGAAATTAACACACTTTCCCTAATATGCAAATACGAGCAGATCTGGAATTTGAATGAAACGTCGCCGTATTGTGCAGCTTTTTCCGTTGCAAATCGCCAAGTGATCGAATATCGTGAAGATCTTGAATTTTACTATCGTCTGGGTCCCGGACGAACGGAATATCGCAGgcttttcgaaaatttggtatgCTTTAACATGCAAGAGCTGCTTCAGTTTATGGTGTCCAACGATCCCAACGATCACAAAGCAAGAGTATACAGCGGGCATGTGACAATCTTGCCAATGCTACTCAATAATTTGGGCGCTTTGGGAAACGACGAACCACTGACACAGCACAATTTTGCTCAACAATCAGAAAGGGCATGGAGAACGGGTCGACTTATCGCTATGGCTGCTAATTTGGCGGTGATTAGATATGAGTAAGACTTTTTACATAAATGCAATAGTAAGACGAAGAAGATCTGAAATGTTTTTTCCTCTTCCACAATATAGCTGTGCCGATGGCGATAATGACTTACTGTTCCTATATAATGAAATACCGCTGCAAATTCCGGGATGTGATGCTAACGGCGTGTGCAAGCAATCGTTGATCATTGAAAGATTGGGTCATTGGTTGGATGCTGACTGTATGGAAATATTCTGCCGGAATTCTTAATCGGCTGTGTCATCCTGTTACAGAGAGCAGAGAGCTTTAATAGAGAAactaaagaaataaaagataaAGGAAAAAATTCTAACAATAAATGTA
This region of Bradysia coprophila strain Holo2 chromosome IV, BU_Bcop_v1, whole genome shotgun sequence genomic DNA includes:
- the LOC119066771 gene encoding multiple inositol polyphosphate phosphatase 1-like yields the protein MVSWSILFVLSLATFLTDAGVSVHNPFYCYSQDPIQPQNAWFGIHTAYETIRGRNINANVSTCNPSKFWMISRHGTRWPNPTELNNIWASARIHDDILSNYDQGRTSLCASDMELLRNWRFNPDITLEYAQYLIAAGWDELEELGRRYQAAFPTILSSTYSPNDFLFRGSDYQRTQVSLHAFADGLFGENGHEDVNFEELVGNDYLLRAYTLCPLFDQVIANLPERDAFREGPEYQQMTLEVSRKLGFHGSHTLRNNEINTLSLICKYEQIWNLNETSPYCAAFSVANRQVIEYREDLEFYYRLGPGRTEYRRLFENLVCFNMQELLQFMVSNDPNDHKARVYSGHVTILPMLLNNLGALGNDEPLTQHNFAQQSERAWRTGRLIAMAANLAVIRYDCADGDNDLLFLYNEIPLQIPGCDANGVCKQSLIIERLGHWLDADCMEIFCRNS